DNA sequence from the Agromyces aureus genome:
TCGCGAGCTGGTCGGCGCCGTTCGCGATCTTCGCGGTGGTGAGGAAGAAGAACGCCACGGCGGCGATGAGGGCGACCGTCAGCGAGATCGCCGCGATCTTCAGGCCGGTGCCGTGGCGGTGGGGCGGGGGTGCATCGATTCTCGTCATTGAGGCTCCATGGAGTGCGGGCGCGCAGGAGGCGTCCGGGAGGGTGAGTGCGGGTCTGCTCGCCGAAGCCGGTGCGGGGCGTCGGATGCGTGCGGCCGCGGAATGCGGGTCGCTCGCCACCGGAACACCGTGCCGGCCCAACCACGTTGTCGGTTTCCGGCGGCTCGGCGTCCCTGAGAGTCGGTCGAAGCTAACAGCGGTGGAGGATTCCCCGACGAGTGCTCAGCATTTCCTGTGCGAACATCCAACCCCGCGCGGCCGACAGGCGACAGGCGTTGTCGATGCTCCACAGGCGCGACGTGCGACCACCGGGGTGACGGCCCGCCGATCCCTCCGGCGAAGCCGTGGCCGGCGCACACGCGTCGCAGATCGCACAGAGGGTTCGGCCGTGCACCGCAGCCGCTAGACTCCCGGAAGCGAAGGGGAGTATCCCGCGAGGCGTTCACGCGCTTCGAGCCACGATCGTCAGTACGAGCGCCGAAGACGCCGCTCCGGGCGTGGCGGCGCACCTGTGCGCACTGGGAGAGACTTTCGGGTTCCGCCCTGCCCAAATCCTCCCGAAAGGCCGCACGTGCTGCAGCTTCCCGCCTGGTTCGAAATCGGATCCCTCGTGGTCCTCACGCTGATCCTCGTCGCCGACCTCCTGCTCGTCGTCAAGCGTCCCCACGTTCCGTCGTTCCGGGAGTCGACGCTGTGGGTCGTCTTCTACGTCGCCCTCGCGCTCGTCTTCGCGCTGCTCATGTACCTGCTCGGGGACGCCGAGCACGCAGGCCAGTTCATCGCGGGCTGGCTGACGGAGTACAGCCTGTCGATCGACAACCTGTTCGTCTTCGTGATCATCATGGCCAGGTTCGCGGTGCCGAAGAAGCTGCAGCAGGAGGTGCTCATGGTGGGCATCATCCTGGCGCTGATCTTCCGCGGCGTGTTCATCCTCCTGGGCGCGCAGCTCATCGAGAACTTCAGCTGGATCTTCTACATCTTCGGCGTCTGGCTCGTGTACACGGCCTACCAGCAGGCGTTCGTCGAGCACGACGACGACAAGGACAACCTGCTCGTGCGCGTGCTCCGCAAGCGCGTGAGGATCTCCGACGACTACGACGGCATCAAGATCCGCACGAACATCGACGGCCACCGCGTGTTCACGCCGATCCTGTTCGTGTTCATCGCGATCGGCACGACCGACCTGCTCTTCGCGCTCGACTCGATCCCCGCGATCTTCGGCATCACCCAGAGCCCGTTCATCGTGTTCACGGCGAACGTGTTCGCGCTCATGGGCCTGCGCCAGCTGTACTTCCTGCTCGGCGGCCTGCTCGAGCGCCTCGAGTACCTCAAGTACGGCATCGCGTTCATTCTCGCGTTCATCGGCGTGAAGCTCGTGCTGCACGCCATGCACGTCAACGAACTGCCGTTCATCAACAACGGCGAGCACATCGAGTGGGCTCCCGAGATCTCCACATGGATGTCGCTCGGGGTCATCATCGCGGCGATGGCGGTCGCCACGGTCGCGAGCGTCGTGAAGGCGAACGTCGACGCGAAGCGTCGCGGCCACACCCTGATGGAAGAGGTTCCGCACTTCACCGACGACGAAGCCCGCTGATCCGGGTCGGCGAGGCGCCCCGGGTGTTGCTAGTTTTGGTGGGCGGCGCACGGGGTGCGGCGTCCCGGTCCCTACCGGTGAAGGACGGCGACGAGGAGCACCGTGTCCCCTGATGGCGAAGACGTCGTCGAGCTCGACCATGGAGCTGCGGTGATCGCGCACAGCGCACGTACGGATGTCGGGCGCGTGCGCAGCATGAACGAGGACTCGTTCCTCGCCGAGGCCCCCGTCTTCCTCGTGGCCGACGGCATGGGCGGGCACGCGCGCGGAGACGTGGCGAGCCGCACGGTCGTCGAGACGTTCCGACGCCATCTGGCGCCCGGCGCCCCGTCGTCGCCCGAGCAGGTGCTCGACGCCATCCACTCGTCGAACGACGCCGTTCGCGCGTTGAGCGACGAAGGCGACGAGGGCACCGCGGTCGCCGGCACGACGCTCGCGGGCGTCGCCCTCGTCGACGCGGGCGACGGCGCGGGCTTCCACTGGATGGCCTTCAACGTCGGCGACTCGCGCATCTACACCTGGAACGGGCGCACGCTCAGCCAGTTGAGCGTCGACCACTCGGCCGTGCAGGAGCTCGTCGATGCCGGACTCATCCGCCCCGAAGACGCCGAACGGCACCCCGACCGCAACGTGATCACCCGGGCGATCGGCGCCGACGACGTGGTCGATCCCGATGTCTGGCTCATCCCGGCATCCGGTCGACAGGTGTTCCTGATCTGCTCCGACGGTCTCAGCAAGGAGGTCGACGACTCGTCGATCGCGCGCGTGCTCGTGGGGCACACCGGACACGCGGCCGGGCTCGCGGGCGAGCTCGTCGACCTCGCGCTCGATCACGGAGGACGCGACAATGTGACGGCCATCGTGGTCGAGTCGCAGCTCGGCTCGGCCGACGACGAGTCCACGAAGGACCGCGAGACGGCCGTCGCCGTCGACGAGGACACCACCCCGCGAGTGGACGGAGGCGCCAGTGGCGACCTACACGCCTGATCCGGCGGGGGAGCACCTCGCCGTCGTGCGCGGCGCAGTCGTGCTCATGCTGCCCGCCTCGGCGGCCGCACTCGCGAGCGACCTGTGGCCGGGGCTCGTCGAGCCCGATCCGGTGCGGGTCGTGCTCGACCGGCTCACGGTCGACGGGCTCTCGGCGACGCCGTCGTTCGGGCTCGTCGTCCGCTCCGACGACGACGACGCGGTGCGCGTCGTCGTGCGCGGCGGGTTCTCGGTGCGCCTCGGAACCGAGGTCATCACGGGCGAGGGCGTCTCGACCTGGGTCGAGCGCGTCGCCGACGGCGCGTCGGTCGAGCTCAGGGCGACGGATGCCGCGCGCGGGCCGGCTGCGTCCGCCTCGCGCGGGGCGGAGTCGCTCGTCGGCCTGCCCATCGTCGAGGGCGTCGTGTTCGCGGCGTCCGTCGGCTCGGAATCCCGTGAGCCGGTGGCCGTCGCGCCGAGGTCGACGCCTGTCGCGTCACCGGTGGTCAGCCCGGCCGACGCACCGGTCACCGACCCCGTCGAAGCACCGATCACCAGCCCGGTCGTCTCACCCGTCACCGCGGCAGAGTCCGTCGCGCCGTCCGACCCGCCCGCCTGGGCGCCGCCCGTCGGCGGTCCGACCGGCTCCACGATCCCCGGACCGCCACCCGCGCGGGCGCCCGACCCCGTGCCCGACGCGATCGACGACGCGATCG
Encoded proteins:
- a CDS encoding TerC family protein; the protein is MQLPAWFEIGSLVVLTLILVADLLLVVKRPHVPSFRESTLWVVFYVALALVFALLMYLLGDAEHAGQFIAGWLTEYSLSIDNLFVFVIIMARFAVPKKLQQEVLMVGIILALIFRGVFILLGAQLIENFSWIFYIFGVWLVYTAYQQAFVEHDDDKDNLLVRVLRKRVRISDDYDGIKIRTNIDGHRVFTPILFVFIAIGTTDLLFALDSIPAIFGITQSPFIVFTANVFALMGLRQLYFLLGGLLERLEYLKYGIAFILAFIGVKLVLHAMHVNELPFINNGEHIEWAPEISTWMSLGVIIAAMAVATVASVVKANVDAKRRGHTLMEEVPHFTDDEAR
- a CDS encoding PP2C family protein-serine/threonine phosphatase → MSPDGEDVVELDHGAAVIAHSARTDVGRVRSMNEDSFLAEAPVFLVADGMGGHARGDVASRTVVETFRRHLAPGAPSSPEQVLDAIHSSNDAVRALSDEGDEGTAVAGTTLAGVALVDAGDGAGFHWMAFNVGDSRIYTWNGRTLSQLSVDHSAVQELVDAGLIRPEDAERHPDRNVITRAIGADDVVDPDVWLIPASGRQVFLICSDGLSKEVDDSSIARVLVGHTGHAAGLAGELVDLALDHGGRDNVTAIVVESQLGSADDESTKDRETAVAVDEDTTPRVDGGASGDLHA
- a CDS encoding FHA domain-containing protein, whose protein sequence is MATYTPDPAGEHLAVVRGAVVLMLPASAAALASDLWPGLVEPDPVRVVLDRLTVDGLSATPSFGLVVRSDDDDAVRVVVRGGFSVRLGTEVITGEGVSTWVERVADGASVELRATDAARGPAASASRGAESLVGLPIVEGVVFAASVGSESREPVAVAPRSTPVASPVVSPADAPVTDPVEAPITSPVVSPVTAAESVAPSDPPAWAPPVGGPTGSTIPGPPPARAPDPVPDAIDDAIDDATVVSPVGASTGAEQTIVPGNDADGGDHDGMTVVGVDVQRLRAERDARRAEQTTVPDALPARATSAPADAPRLSLRMPDGSLEPVTHEVLLGRAPSVSQVSGGRLPRVVAIGAGDQDISRTHVRVTVEGDTVVITDLHSRNGTHVAQPGKPPVRLRAGEPTPVLVGTVVDLGGGWTIQVVAA